One window of Medicago truncatula cultivar Jemalong A17 chromosome 2, MtrunA17r5.0-ANR, whole genome shotgun sequence genomic DNA carries:
- the LOC11418028 gene encoding uncharacterized protein, with the protein MSFMKGDLLSRSRKLVKGLAKAEPVWLKAMEQAPPATFPRPEGKLQTITFPEDVYVKSFYKKYPESKYHDPIKFSAIDPAPSRLFALRVLELKEHGISENEAMEVADMEYIAEKKAKKKAYARLKQIARLQGKKLLPNPFPCPVKEIQAEERKFVRDRFFNPSIRELVKQKKEESLQRFGGNNW; encoded by the exons ATGTCGTTTATGAAAGGAGATTTGCTTTCTCGGTCCAGAAAGCTCGTCAAGGGTTTGGCCAAGGCCGAGCCCGTTTGGCTCAAAGCCATGGAACA GGCACCACCAGCAACGTTTCCTCGACCTGAGGGTAAACTGCAGACCATCACTTTTCCTGaggatgtttatgttaagagtttttataaaaaatacccaGAATCAAAATACCATGATCCCATCAA GTTTTCTGCTATCGATCCTGCTCCGTCTCGATTATTCGCCTTAAGGGTTCTTGAGTTAAAAGAGCATGGCATTAGTGAGAATGAAGCAATGGAAGTAGCAGAT ATGGAATATATAGCAGAGAAGAAGGCTAAGAAGAAAGCATATGCCCGTCTGAAGCAAATTGCGCGCCTTCAAGGGAAGAAACTGCTTCCAAACCCATTTCCTTGTCCTGTCAAGGAGATTCAAGCCGAGGAGAGGAAATTTGTTCGTGATCGTTTCTTCAATCCCAGCATACGTGAACTTGtgaagcaaaagaaagaggaatCCTTGCAGAGATTCGGAGGAAATAATTGGTGA
- the LOC11416031 gene encoding putative axial regulator YABBY 2 isoform X2: MHTSSYTCTVVSVPCSSLLTIVTVRCGHCANLLSVNMGATSLQSFTPQQDHPQKQQLINCHQEASRKEVVGSSSSSSSSSSKCKAFQPLVHEQPRTPPIRPPEKRQRVPSAYNRFIKEEIQRIKASNPDISHREAFSTAAKNWAHFPHIHFGLKLDGSKQAKLDHGVGEATQKSNGFY, encoded by the exons ATGCACACTTCTTCCTATACCTGTACAGTA GTTAGTGTTCCATGCAGTAGCTTGCTGACTATAGTGACAGTTAGATGTGGTCATTGTGCTAATTTGCTTTCTGTTAACATGGGAGCAACATCACTTCAATCTTTTACTCCTCAACAAGATCACCCTCAG AAACAGCAGCTTATAAACTGTCATCAAGAAGCAAGCAGGAAGGAAGTTGTaggatcatcatcatcatcatcatcttcttcttcaaagtGCAAAGCATTTCAGCCTTTAGTCCATGAGCAACCTAGGACTCCTCCAATTCGTC CTCCAGAGAAGAGACAACGTGTTCCTTCTGCTTATAATCGGTTCATTAA GGAGGAAATACAAAGAATTAAGGCTAGTAATCCAGATATCAGTCACAGGGAAGCATTTAGCACAGCAGCTAAAAAC TGGGCACATTTTCCTCACATTCACTTTGGATTAAAGTTGGATGGTAGCAAGCAAGCAAAGTTGGACCATGGGGTTGGGGAAGCTACTCAAAAGTCTAACGGATTCTATTGA
- the LOC11416031 gene encoding putative axial regulator YABBY 2 isoform X1, whose translation MSMDMNMMATNERVCYVHCNFCNTTLAVSVPCSSLLTIVTVRCGHCANLLSVNMGATSLQSFTPQQDHPQKQQLINCHQEASRKEVVGSSSSSSSSSSKCKAFQPLVHEQPRTPPIRPPEKRQRVPSAYNRFIKEEIQRIKASNPDISHREAFSTAAKNWAHFPHIHFGLKLDGSKQAKLDHGVGEATQKSNGFY comes from the exons atgtcaatggATATGAATATGATGGCTACAAATGAACGTGTTTGTTATGTTCACTGCAACTTCTGCAACACTACTCTAGCG GTTAGTGTTCCATGCAGTAGCTTGCTGACTATAGTGACAGTTAGATGTGGTCATTGTGCTAATTTGCTTTCTGTTAACATGGGAGCAACATCACTTCAATCTTTTACTCCTCAACAAGATCACCCTCAG AAACAGCAGCTTATAAACTGTCATCAAGAAGCAAGCAGGAAGGAAGTTGTaggatcatcatcatcatcatcatcttcttcttcaaagtGCAAAGCATTTCAGCCTTTAGTCCATGAGCAACCTAGGACTCCTCCAATTCGTC CTCCAGAGAAGAGACAACGTGTTCCTTCTGCTTATAATCGGTTCATTAA GGAGGAAATACAAAGAATTAAGGCTAGTAATCCAGATATCAGTCACAGGGAAGCATTTAGCACAGCAGCTAAAAAC TGGGCACATTTTCCTCACATTCACTTTGGATTAAAGTTGGATGGTAGCAAGCAAGCAAAGTTGGACCATGGGGTTGGGGAAGCTACTCAAAAGTCTAACGGATTCTATTGA